The following are encoded together in the Drosophila takahashii strain IR98-3 E-12201 chromosome X, DtakHiC1v2, whole genome shotgun sequence genome:
- the PIG-K gene encoding putative GPI-anchor transamidase, with the protein MLVKFAVTVALILASCRAQAEDTSVLPEGFVDAAQRSTHTNNWAVLVDASRFWFNYRHVANVLSIYRSVKRLGIPDSQIILMIADDMACNARNPRPGQVYNNANQHINVYGDDVEVDYRGYEVTVENFVRLLTGRTQNGTARSKKLLSDAGSNVLIYLTGHGGDGFLKFQDSEEITSQELADGIQQMWEKKRYNELFFMVDTCQAASLYEKFTSPNVLAVASSLVGEDSLSHHVDPSIGVYMIDRYTYYALEFLEKVQPFSKRTIGEFLQVCPKRVCISTVGVRKDLYRRDPHKVPITDFFGAIRPTRVSTDRINVTLANEDDFIGDKDEMVAKKPFKIVMESQFPSELFK; encoded by the exons ATGTTGGTTAAATTCGCTGTCACCGTGGCCCTAATCCTCGCCAGCTGTCGTGCGCAGGCGGAGGACACCTCGGTGCTGCCGGAGGGCTTCGTGGACGCCGCCCAGCGGTCGACGCACACGAACAACTGGGCGGTGCTGGTGGACGCCTCGCGATTCTGGTTCAACTACCGGCATGTGGCCAATGTGCTGTCCATCTACCGCTCGGTGAAGCGCCTGGGCATCCCCGACTCGCAGATCATCCTGATGATAGCCGACGACATGGCCTGCAATGCGCGAAACCCGCGTCCCGGCCAGGTCTACAACAATGCCAACCAGCACATCAATGTCTATGGCGACGACGTGGAGGTGGACTACCGGGGCTACGAGGTGACCGTGGAGAACTTCGTGCGCCTGCTGACCGGCCGCACCCAGAACGGCACGGCGCGGTCCAAGAAGCTGCTGTCGGACGCGGGCAGCAATGTGCTCATCTACCTCACCGGACACGGCGGCGATGGGTTCTTGAAGTTCCAGGACTCGGAGGAGATCACCAGCCAGGAGCTGGCCGACGGCATCCAGCAGATGTGGGAGAAGAAGCG CTACAATgagctcttcttcatggtgGACACTTGCCAAGCGGCCTCGCTGTACGAGAAATTCACCTCGCCGAATGTCCTGGCGGTGGCCAGTAGCCTGGTGGGCGAGGATTCCCTATCG CACCATGTGGATCCCTCGATTGGCGTCTACATGATCGATCGCTACACATACTACGCCTTGGAGTTCCTGGAGAAGGTGCAGCCGTTCAGCAAACGGACCATAGGGGAATTC CTGCAAGTTTGCCCCAAGCGGGTGTGCATTTCGACGGTGGGAGTGCGCAAGGATCTGTACCGCCGAGATCCGCACAAGGTGCCCATCACCGACTTCTTCGGGGCCATACGACCCACCCGCGTCTCCACCGATCGCATCAACGTGACCCTGGCCAACGAGGA CGATTTCATTGGCGACAAGGACGAGATGGTGGCCAAGAAGCCCTTCAAAATCGTGATGGAGTCACAGTTTCCGTCCGAGCTTTTCAAATAG